From Candidatus Acididesulfobacter guangdongensis:
AAACGCTATCTTCATTCGCGTCTTTGTCGCCGTCTTGTTTTAATCATCAGCCATGGAAATTTGTATTTGTTTATGAAAATGCTATTCTTGAAGAGCTAAAAACCGCCCTTTCCAAAGGCAATGATTGGGCACGCAGCGCATCTATGATAATAGTCGTTTTATCAAAGCAGAATGATGATTGTGTTTTGGATTATAGAAAATATTATCTTTTCGATACGGGAATTGCGTCAGCTTTCCTTATTCTTAAAGCAACTGAGCTTGGATACGTCGCCCATCCAATAGCCGGCTATAATCCTGAAATAGTTAAAAGTGTTATAAAATCGCCTGACGATATGGAAATAGTAACTCTTATAATATTTAGCAAACACAAAATGGAAATAAACCCTGTTTTGAGCGAAAAACAAAGACATGACGAAATTGAGCGGCCCGAACGTAAATCATTTGACGAATACGCTTGCTTTAACAAATACTGTTTTTTAGACAAATAAAAAAGCGTCCCTGAGGCAGCTAATTTTATATATGATATATGCTCTTTTTTTTCATAGCTATTGTGAAGCTTTATTTATTGTGAAACCATAAAGCAACATAATATAAATAATACGTGCGAATAAATATGTATTATATAGTAAATTTTTGGTGTATAATATAAACATTATGATGATAACAGTTGCCTATATATTAGTATTCGTTGCGTTTGCTTTGATTGTAAGCGATTTTTTTGTATTTTCATACGGAGTTTTAACTTCTGTCAGTGCGGTTTTGTTTGTAGTCGGAACGATCATTATTTTTATGTATTCT
This genomic window contains:
- a CDS encoding nitroreductase, whose product is MDVSVAIESRRAYRSLEETEINKDLIKTLSSFASLSPSCFNHQPWKFVFVYENAILEELKTALSKGNDWARSASMIIVVLSKQNDDCVLDYRKYYLFDTGIASAFLILKATELGYVAHPIAGYNPEIVKSVIKSPDDMEIVTLIIFSKHKMEINPVLSEKQRHDEIERPERKSFDEYACFNKYCFLDK